In Candidatus Defluviibacterium haderslevense, the following are encoded in one genomic region:
- a CDS encoding radical SAM protein → MNIILVINPGGEKPGTMSNHTLISTVKRISEYVQEKDLKAINVVFHGGEPLLVPLEFFSKAVDLFRNMISNTCSIKFSLQTNGILITKQILDEFIRLGIKVGISIDGTKESNDKYRVDFKGNSTFDDVMKGIDLLNREKYIKINGGVLTVINPSNPALETYRFLKSLEVPAIDFLMPHHNYIDKPCFPLGESNGSISNWLITVFDEWYENGDAISIRIFEHIIHLLLGGIYAVENLGLAPIELIVIQTDGAYEAVDSLKSTFDGAIYTGKNVFEHSFDEAISHYLIGSRLDRVNNLCVECLKCDVVKICGGGYIPHRYSENGFMNPSVYCEDLYRLIHHIKVKISQIKGISQHTELVAQPINH, encoded by the coding sequence ATGAATATAATTCTAGTGATCAATCCTGGAGGGGAAAAACCAGGTACAATGTCAAACCATACACTTATTTCTACTGTAAAAAGAATATCGGAATATGTGCAGGAGAAAGATTTAAAGGCTATTAATGTTGTTTTTCATGGAGGGGAACCATTACTTGTTCCACTTGAGTTTTTTTCTAAAGCAGTAGATTTATTTCGAAACATGATATCAAACACATGTTCAATTAAATTTTCCCTCCAAACGAATGGCATTTTAATAACAAAACAAATTTTAGATGAATTTATTCGATTAGGAATTAAAGTGGGAATTAGTATTGATGGAACAAAAGAAAGTAATGATAAATATCGTGTTGATTTCAAAGGCAATTCGACTTTTGATGATGTTATGAAGGGTATTGATTTACTAAACAGAGAAAAGTACATTAAAATAAATGGTGGAGTCCTTACTGTAATAAATCCAAGTAATCCAGCATTGGAAACTTACAGATTTTTAAAAAGCCTTGAAGTTCCCGCAATTGATTTTTTAATGCCTCACCATAATTATATAGATAAACCATGTTTCCCTTTAGGGGAATCTAATGGTAGTATATCTAATTGGTTAATTACTGTTTTTGATGAATGGTATGAAAATGGTGATGCTATTTCTATTAGAATATTTGAGCATATTATTCATTTACTTTTAGGCGGTATTTATGCTGTAGAAAACTTAGGACTCGCACCAATTGAGTTAATCGTAATTCAAACCGATGGGGCCTACGAAGCAGTGGACAGTCTTAAATCAACATTTGATGGTGCCATATACACTGGCAAAAATGTATTCGAACATTCTTTTGACGAGGCGATTTCTCATTATTTAATTGGTTCACGATTAGATAGAGTAAATAATTTGTGCGTTGAATGTCTTAAGTGTGATGTTGTGAAAATTTGTGGAGGCGGTTACATACCTCATAGATATTCTGAAAATGGCTTTATGAATCCATCAGTCTATTGTGAAGATTTATATCGATTAATTCATCATATTAAAGTGAAAATATCACAAATTAAAGGTATCTCTCAACATACGGAATTGGTTGCACAGCCAATAAATCATTGA